A single Xenopus laevis strain J_2021 chromosome 3S, Xenopus_laevis_v10.1, whole genome shotgun sequence DNA region contains:
- the hspa4.S gene encoding heat shock protein family A (Hsp70) member 4 S homeolog (The RefSeq protein has 1 substitution compared to this genomic sequence) yields MSVVGFDLGFQSCYVAVARAGGIETVANEYSDRSTPACISFGSKNRSIGAAAKSQVISNAKNTLQGFKRFHGRAYTDPFVQAEKPGLAYELVELPTGSAGIKVVYLEEEKCFTTEQVTGMQLTKLKETAESALKKPVVDCVVAVPSFYTDAERRSVVDATQIAGLNCLRLINETTAVALAYGIYKQDLPAPEEKPRIVVFVDMGHSAYQVSVCAFNKGKLKVLATSFDPTLGGRKFDDVLVNYFVEEFGKKYKLEIKSKIRPLLRLAQECEKLKKLMSANASQLPLNIECFMNDIDVSGSMNRGHFEEMCDSLLSRIEPPLRSVLEQAKLKKEDVYAVEIVGGATRIPAVKERIMRFFGKEVSTTLNADEAVARGCALQCAILSPAFKVREFSITDLVPYPISLKWNSPAEEGLSDCEVFPKNHAAPFSKVLTFYRKEPFNLDAYYSAPKELPYPDPSLGQFHVQKVIPQADGSSSKVKVKVRVNIHGIFSVSSASLVEIHKTEDGEEPMETDQVTKEEEKMQVDQEEPKPEETQQAQAENKTNPDEMETSQPGTKDKKTDQPPQAKKAKVKTSTVDLPIDHYPPWQIGRDMLNLFVENEGKMIMQDKLEKERNDAKNAVEEYVYEMRDKLSGIYEKFVSEDDRNSFILKLEDTENWLYEDGEDQSKQVYIDKINDLKKLGNPIQIRNQEYEERPKAFEELGKQIQLYLKIVNAYKNKEEAYDHLEAADMEKIEKSINEAMEWLNNKMNLQMKQDPTADPIVKTKEIQGKTQELINLCNPIVTKPKPKVEPPKEEQSNEQNGPVDGNTNSQGPPGTEPNPDPAAAEAKKLPEMDIE; encoded by the exons AGCATGTATTTCATTTGGTCCGAAGAATCGGTCTATTGGGGCAGCAGCTAAAAGCCAA GTAATATCAAATGCAAAGAACACATTACAAGGCTTCAAAAGGTTTCATGGGCGGGCATACACGGATCCATTTGTGCAAGCGGAGAAGCCTGGTCTTGCCTACGAACTTGTGGAGTTGCCAACAGGCTCTGCAGGAATCAAG GTTGTATACTTGGAAGAGGAGAAATGTTTTACCACTGAACAGGTGACTGGAATGCAGCTTACCAAGCTGAAAGAAACCGCAGAGAGTGCATTAAAGAAGCCTGTTGTGGACTGCGTTGTGGCT GTTCCTTCTTTCTATACGGATGCAGAACGACGGTCTGTAGTTGATGCCACACAAATCGCAGGGCTGAATTGTTTGCGCCTTATTAATGAGACAACGGCAG TTGCTTTGGCCTATGGTATCTATAAACAGGACTTGCCTGCTCCAGAAGAGAAACCAAGGATTGTGGTGTTTGTGGATATGGGACATTCTGCCTATCAAGTGTCTGTCTGTGCATTCAACAAGGGCAAACTAAAG GTCCTGGCCACATCATTTGACCCTACATTGGGTGGCAGGAAGTTTGATGACGTTCTGGTAAACTATTTTGTTGAAGAATTTGGCAAAAAATACAAGCTGGAAATCAAGTCCAAGATTAGGCCTTTGCTACGTCTTGCTCAGGAGTGCGAGAAGCTTAAGAAGTTGATGAGCGCAAATGCTTCGCAGCTACCACTTAATATTGAATGTTTTATGAATGACATCGATGTATCTGGATCTATGAATCG AGGGCATTTTGAAGAAATGTGTGACAGTCTTTTATCTCGAATTGAACCACCACTTCGAAGTGTTTTGGAACAAGCCA AGCTAAAAAAAGAAGATGTTTATGCAGTAGAGATAGTTGGTGGTGCCACTCGAATCCCTGCTGTGAAGGAGAGAATAATGAGATTCTTTGGCAAAGAAGTCAGTACAACACTGAATGCTGATGAAGCAGTAGCCCGAGGCTGTGCGTTGCAG TGTGCCATCCTATCGCCAGCTTTTAAAGTGCGAGAATTTTCCATCACAGATCTAGTACCATATCCTATATCATTAAAATGGAATTCTCCAGCTGAGGAAGGCTTAAG TGATTGCGAAGTCTTTCCTAAGAATCATGCAGCTCCTTTCTCCAAAGTGCTTACGTTCTACAGAAAGGAGCCTTTTAATCTGGATGCTTACTACAGTGCTCCCAAGGAATTGCCCTATCCAGACCCCTCCTTAG GTCAATTTCACGTTCAGAAAGTTATCCCACAAGCTGATGGGTCAAGCTCTAAAGTAAAGGTGAAAGTACGTGTGAATATCCACGGGATTTTTAGTGTATCCAGCGCCTCTCTTGTTGAGATACACAAAACAGAAGATGGCGAGGAACCCATGGAAACAGACCAGGTTACAAAGGAGGAAGAG AAAATGCAAGTGGATCAAGAAGAGCCTAAGCCAGAAGAGACCCAGCAAGCACAAGCAGAAAACAAGACTAACCCTGATGAGATGGAG ACCTCACAACCTGGGACCAAGGATAAAAAGACTGATCAGCCTCCCCAAGCCAAGAAAGCAAAAGTGAAGACGAGCACAGTTGACTTGCCAATTGACCACTACCCACCATGGCAGATTGGCAGGGACATGCTCAATTTATTTGTTGAGAATGAG GGCAAGATGATCATGCAAGACAAACTGGAAAAGGAAAGGAACGATGCCAAGAATGCGGTAGAAGAATACGTGTATGAGATGAGGGACAAGCTGAGTGGGATCTATGAGAAGTTTGTCAGTGAAGAT GACCGGAACAGCTTCATTTTGAAACTAGAGGACACTGAAAATTGGCTGTATGAAGATGGGGAAGATCAGTCCAAACAAGTTTATattgataaaataaatgatttaaag AAATTAGGGAACCCTATACAGATACGCAATCAAGAATACGAGGAAAGACCAAAAGCTTTTGAAGAACTGGGGAAGCAGATTCAACTTTACTTGAAAATTGTTAATGcatacaaaaataag GAAGAGGCTTATGATCACTTGGAGGCTGCCGatatggaaaaaatagaaaagagtaTTAATGAGGCCATGGAATGGCTGAATAACAAAATGAATTTACAGATGAAGCAAGATCCTACTGCAGACCCAATAGTGAAGACCAAGGAAATCCAAGGGAAAACTCAA GAGTTAATAAACCTGTGCAACCCGATCGTAACAAAACCGAAGCCCAAGGTCGAGCCACCGAAAGAGGAGCAGTCGAATGAGCAGAATGGACCAGTAGACGGCAATACAAACAGCCAAGGGCCACCGGGCACGGAGCCAAACCCAGATCCGGCTGCTGCAGAGGCAAAGAAGCTCCCTGAAATGGACATCGAATAA